Proteins found in one Sardina pilchardus chromosome 3, fSarPil1.1, whole genome shotgun sequence genomic segment:
- the cbx2 gene encoding chromobox protein homolog 2 isoform X2, with product MCTRKKMAKSESRNEQEKEMLYRKKGKRPRGRPRKIVETVPEVTKSSSSSSSSSSSDSSSSSSSSSSSEDDDEDESDRKAKPAPRLRELHPVPQKKAQIVVAKQEPVKKKRGRKALPPELRALRQAGKPPRKIIRPSIKDSLADLRPNTIKKPLQPASFTYPGMGRSANRDSQGLHSRGAFSQSGAVKPSLSSIGPGRSLGPTSPSFNRPPQGKGAPDFKLSVSESGSGAGLDLKSSSSSACKSPGVASLNLHNSKLSTNTSSNNNQGAPQSVLGSPNGQKKHNVSSGQTPLQRLPSNKTTAASFPSVRNPNMNMQALNLQSANKPLQCGGTAGNGNVAGSNFRRAANPARKTLSGKEQSLQPAMASSGAQQPKKSQPGGDKIKAEDTNDLGPTTDRSAKRPPNRVEKSPSLKLPTEIREPVGKRERSSSKDGGKGKVLCEMSTGEEGSSSDSDQDSPFPSNGQDLSIAVQASQDWKPTRSLIEHVFVTDVTANLVTVTVKESPTSVGFFSIRNY from the exons ATGTGCACCAGAAAGAAAATGGCAAAGAGTGAAAGCAGGAA TGAACAAGAAAAAGAGATGTTATACCGCAAAAAAGGCAAAAGGCCTAGAGGACGACCTCGAAAAATTGTG GAAACCGTTCCAGAGGTCACAAAGTCCAGCagctcctcatcttcctcctcctcttctgactcctcctcatcatcatcctcctcctcctcctcggaagacgatgatgaagatgagagTGACAGAAAGGCCAAGCCAGCACCTCGCCTTCGGGAACTTCACCCCGTGCCCCAGAAGAAGGCACAGATTGTAGTGGCCAAGCAGGAGCCAGTAAAGAAGAAGCGAGGCAGGAAAGCACTGCCACCAGAGTTGAGGGCCCTGCGCCAAGCGGGAAAGCCTCCCCGCAAGATCATCAGGCCCTCAATCAAAGACTCTCTCGCCGATCTTCGGCCAAACACAATCAAGAAGCCCCTGCAGCCAGCCAGCTTCACTTACCCGGGCATGGGCCGGAGTGCCAACCGGGACTCCCAAGGTCTGCACAGCCGAGGTGCCTTCAGTCAGAGTGGAGCTGTTAAACCGTCTCTGAGCAGCATAGGTCCTGGGCGATCTCTGGGCCCCACTTCGCCTTCTTTCAACAGACCTCCACAGGGTAAGGGTGCTCCCGACTTCAAACTATCAGTGTCCGAGTCTGGCAGCGGTGCTGGGTTAGACTtgaaatcatcatcatcatcagcatgcAAATCACCGGGTGTGGCATCCCTGAATTTACACAATTCCAAACTctccaccaacaccagcagcaacaacaatcaGGGTGCTCCTCAGTCTGTCTTGGGATCTCCCAATggacaaaaaaagcacaatgtTTCCTCTGGACAGACCCCTCTGCAGAGGCTGCCTAGCaataaaacaacagcagcatccTTCCCTTCCGTGAGAAATCCCAACATGAATATGCAGGCACTGAACCTGCAGAGTGCGAACAAGCCGTTGCAATGTGGTGGGACGGCAGGAAATGGAAATGTGGCAGGAAGTAACTTCAGACGTGCTGCCAACCCGGCACGAAAGACCCTCAGTGGCAAAGAGCAGAGCCTTCAACCAGCCATGGCCAGTTCAGGTGCACAGCAGCCCAAAAAGAGCCAGCCAGGAGGGGATAAAATCAAAGCCGAGGACACCAATGACTTGGGTCCCACGACAGACAGGTCAGCAAAGAGGCCTCCAAACAGAGTAGAGAAGAGTCCATCACTGAAACTACCCACAGAGATCAGAGAACCGGTGGGCAAACGTGAGAGGTCGTCCTCAAAGGACGGAGGAAAGGGGAAAGTTCTGTGTGAGATGAGCACTGGCGAAGAAGGGAGCAGCTCTGACTCCGACCAGGATTCACCATTCCCCAGCAATGGGCAGGACTTGTCCATTGCTGTGCAAGCAAGCCAGGATTGGAAGCCAACCCGAAGTCTGATCGAGCATGTTTTTGTCACGGACGTCACGGCCAATCTCGTCACTGTAACAGTGAAGGAGTCGCCAACCAGCGTGGGGTTCTTCAGCATCCGAAATTATTGA
- the LOC134075901 gene encoding ectonucleotide pyrophosphatase/phosphodiesterase family member 7-like, whose amino-acid sequence MSHPLSSHGRNTGPNKLLLISFDGFRWDYDRDVDTPFLDEMARDGVKATYVTPSFFTITSPTHFTIVTGRYIENHGVIHNMWFNTTTSEKKSYWQTQFVDGYWDNGTVPIWITAQRQGLTAGSFHFPGTASTYQGEMVSVGEVEPPIYNYSNETVWKQNVDMVMGSWFRNRDLDFVALYFGEPDGAGHKFGPDSPQRRAMVRQVDRTVGYLRDSAKRHGLADRLNIIITADHGMSTVQRNGNVEEIVLRKIPNFSFSDLDFHLVDYGPTGMLLPKEGRLDKVYNALKGAHPHLHVYKKEEMPSRLHFSKNARILPIILWADPGYVINGYLPVQFNKGEHGFDNEGLDMKPFFRAVGPDFQKNLEVGPFDTVNIYPLMCHLLGIKPDPNDGDLDNTRDMLLAPPQDFDVCS is encoded by the exons ATGAGCCATCCACTGAGCAGTCATGGGCGAAACACTGGACCGAACAAACTATTGCTCATTTCCTTCGATGGTTTTCGATGGGACTATGACCGCGATGTGGACACACCATTCCTGGACGAAATGGCAAGAGATGGCGTCAAAGCCACATATGtaaccccatcattctttacgATCACAAGCCCCACACATTTCACCATAGTTACAG GGCGCTACATTGAGAACCACGGGGTTATTCACAACATGTGGTTTAACACCACCACCTCCGAAAAGAAGTCATACTGGCAGACGCAGTTTGTGGATGGCTATTGGGACAACGGCACCGTGCCTATCTGGATCACTGCCCAGAGGCAG GGTTTGACGGCCGGCTCTTTCCACTTCCCTGGCACAGCCTCCACCTACCAGGGCGAAATGGTGAGTGTGGGTGAAGTAGAGCCTCCCATTTACAACTATTCCAATGAGACTGTTTGGAAGCAAAATGTGGATATGGTCATGGGATCGTGGTTCCGTAATAGGGACCTGGATTTCGTGGCCCTGTATTTTGGGGAGCCAGACGGCGCCGGCCACAAGTTCGGGCCTGACTCTCCCCAACGGAGGGCTATGGTGAGGCAGGTGGACCGCACCGTGGGATACCTGCGCGACTCGGCCAAGAGGCACGGCCTAGCCGACCGGCTGAACATCATCATCACTGCCGACCATGGCATGTCTACTGTGCAACGCAATGGCAATGTTGAAGAGATCGTCCTGCGAAAAATTCCAAACTTCTCCTTCAGCGATCTGGATTTCCACCTGGTGGACTACGGACCTACGGGGATGCTTCTTCCCAAGGAGGGCCGTCTGGACAAGGTGTACAACGCTCTGAAGGGGGCACACCCACACCTGCATGTCTACAAGAAAGAGGAGATGCCAAGCCGTCTCCACTTTTCTAAGAACGCCCGCATTCTACCCATCATTCTTTGGGCTGACCCGGGATATGTTATTAATGGG TACCTCCCAGTGCAGTTCAACAAGGGCGAGCATGGTTTTGACAATGAAGGACTGGACATGAAGCCCTTCTTCCGTGCAGTGGGGCCAGACTTCCAGAAGAACCTGGAAGTGGGCCCCTTCGACACAGTGAACATTTATCCACTGATGTGCCACTTACTGGGCATCAAACCTGATCCCAACGATGGGGACCTGGACAACACCCGTGACATGCTGCTAGCACCACCACAAG ATTTTGACGTGTGCTCTTGA
- the cbx2 gene encoding chromobox protein homolog 2 isoform X1 yields the protein MEELSAVGEQVFDAECILNKRLRKGKLEYLVKWRGWSSKHNSWEPQENLLDPRLLAAFNKSEQEKEMLYRKKGKRPRGRPRKIVETVPEVTKSSSSSSSSSSSDSSSSSSSSSSSEDDDEDESDRKAKPAPRLRELHPVPQKKAQIVVAKQEPVKKKRGRKALPPELRALRQAGKPPRKIIRPSIKDSLADLRPNTIKKPLQPASFTYPGMGRSANRDSQGLHSRGAFSQSGAVKPSLSSIGPGRSLGPTSPSFNRPPQGKGAPDFKLSVSESGSGAGLDLKSSSSSACKSPGVASLNLHNSKLSTNTSSNNNQGAPQSVLGSPNGQKKHNVSSGQTPLQRLPSNKTTAASFPSVRNPNMNMQALNLQSANKPLQCGGTAGNGNVAGSNFRRAANPARKTLSGKEQSLQPAMASSGAQQPKKSQPGGDKIKAEDTNDLGPTTDRSAKRPPNRVEKSPSLKLPTEIREPVGKRERSSSKDGGKGKVLCEMSTGEEGSSSDSDQDSPFPSNGQDLSIAVQASQDWKPTRSLIEHVFVTDVTANLVTVTVKESPTSVGFFSIRNY from the exons ATGGAGGAGTTGAGCGCCGTCGGAGAACAGGTTTTTGATGCCGAATGTATTCTAAATAAACGACTACGAAAG GGAAAGTTGGAATATCTGGTCAAGTGGAGAGGCTGGTCATCCaa GCACAATAGCTGGGAGCCTCAGGAAAACCTCCTTGACCCAAGATTATTGGCAGCATTTAACAAGAG TGAACAAGAAAAAGAGATGTTATACCGCAAAAAAGGCAAAAGGCCTAGAGGACGACCTCGAAAAATTGTG GAAACCGTTCCAGAGGTCACAAAGTCCAGCagctcctcatcttcctcctcctcttctgactcctcctcatcatcatcctcctcctcctcctcggaagacgatgatgaagatgagagTGACAGAAAGGCCAAGCCAGCACCTCGCCTTCGGGAACTTCACCCCGTGCCCCAGAAGAAGGCACAGATTGTAGTGGCCAAGCAGGAGCCAGTAAAGAAGAAGCGAGGCAGGAAAGCACTGCCACCAGAGTTGAGGGCCCTGCGCCAAGCGGGAAAGCCTCCCCGCAAGATCATCAGGCCCTCAATCAAAGACTCTCTCGCCGATCTTCGGCCAAACACAATCAAGAAGCCCCTGCAGCCAGCCAGCTTCACTTACCCGGGCATGGGCCGGAGTGCCAACCGGGACTCCCAAGGTCTGCACAGCCGAGGTGCCTTCAGTCAGAGTGGAGCTGTTAAACCGTCTCTGAGCAGCATAGGTCCTGGGCGATCTCTGGGCCCCACTTCGCCTTCTTTCAACAGACCTCCACAGGGTAAGGGTGCTCCCGACTTCAAACTATCAGTGTCCGAGTCTGGCAGCGGTGCTGGGTTAGACTtgaaatcatcatcatcatcagcatgcAAATCACCGGGTGTGGCATCCCTGAATTTACACAATTCCAAACTctccaccaacaccagcagcaacaacaatcaGGGTGCTCCTCAGTCTGTCTTGGGATCTCCCAATggacaaaaaaagcacaatgtTTCCTCTGGACAGACCCCTCTGCAGAGGCTGCCTAGCaataaaacaacagcagcatccTTCCCTTCCGTGAGAAATCCCAACATGAATATGCAGGCACTGAACCTGCAGAGTGCGAACAAGCCGTTGCAATGTGGTGGGACGGCAGGAAATGGAAATGTGGCAGGAAGTAACTTCAGACGTGCTGCCAACCCGGCACGAAAGACCCTCAGTGGCAAAGAGCAGAGCCTTCAACCAGCCATGGCCAGTTCAGGTGCACAGCAGCCCAAAAAGAGCCAGCCAGGAGGGGATAAAATCAAAGCCGAGGACACCAATGACTTGGGTCCCACGACAGACAGGTCAGCAAAGAGGCCTCCAAACAGAGTAGAGAAGAGTCCATCACTGAAACTACCCACAGAGATCAGAGAACCGGTGGGCAAACGTGAGAGGTCGTCCTCAAAGGACGGAGGAAAGGGGAAAGTTCTGTGTGAGATGAGCACTGGCGAAGAAGGGAGCAGCTCTGACTCCGACCAGGATTCACCATTCCCCAGCAATGGGCAGGACTTGTCCATTGCTGTGCAAGCAAGCCAGGATTGGAAGCCAACCCGAAGTCTGATCGAGCATGTTTTTGTCACGGACGTCACGGCCAATCTCGTCACTGTAACAGTGAAGGAGTCGCCAACCAGCGTGGGGTTCTTCAGCATCCGAAATTATTGA